AAAAAGCAATGAGATCAAAACGTGTTCGAATTTGTGAATCTATGCATGAATTTTCCTTAAGttagtttaaaatataattcCTCGTCTGCTTTCGCAGTTTCGCCCATCTCGGATATGGAGATGTTGGATATTTCGCACAAGTTGTATTCGTTTTGTTTAATGAAGCTCGTTTAGGTTGTTTTCTAAATCTGAAAATCTCAGAGACTCCGATATCTGTTGCAGGAAGTGCTTCCAAGATTGTCACCCCGCCTTGGAGTCGAACTTGTTCAAAAAAAGATAGCGGCTGCATTTAGTTCATAGATGATTCAAGATGGTAGCTTACCTTGTAacttgtttattttatttaatatgagaGTGATGGAGGAGCTTATTGCTATAAATTCATTTGTGATTTGCGTGCACACTCGATCATCAAAACATGTGTTATTTAGACATCAAATCTTATTCAAAGTATACTTCTTACTGAAATCATCAAACATGTTTTACAGGTGGAAGTTCAAATACTTTTAATGAAAGTTctcgataatttttttttcccaaattgTACATACTTTTAACAATTGAGATGCGGACCACAAGTTAATCCCATAGACCCAAAAAATATTCTTCAAAAATTGTTAAGCACTTCAGAGTACATTGCTACAAGGCGAAAAAAATGAGTAATTTTGTTATCTCTAAATAAGCTTTTTCTTCTGGAAGTAGCGCCTCAGATACCACAATTGGAATACGGCAGCAATAATGCACAGGCCAAGCGCCATAATGCTATACCACACAACTCTAGCATTTGTTTGCTCGCTCACTTCCCTCATATCCGCTTccctgcaaaaaaaaaaaaaaaaaaaaaaaaaaaaaaaaaaaaaaaatatatatatatatatatatatatatatatatatatatacatataaatatatatatatatattttggccAAACATAACACGAAAACAAGTCATAATATAATCGGTCAAATAATATTTCTTTCATGTAGACCATAGGTTCATTCCATCAAAATAGTTCATCAAAAATAAATGGTTCCCCCTAGGTTTCAGAAAATTATCAATTCATTAAAATACACATTGATTTTCAAATAGGCAACATCTTTATTATTGTAATTTCCCCGATTCGTCGCCAAAAACAAAAATACTGAACCGGCAAAGAAGCGATTGACTAGAAAGCTAGTAAATACCTTCATTGtgaaaagaagaaaatttaagaTAGTTTCGAAACAAAACACTTGCAAGAAAAGGAAAAGACAAACTTGGCTGCATAACTAGGAAGGTAAAATTGGATGTGGCCTCGGAAATTACCTAGAAATCAGGTAATTTAAATTCTCGTGAATTGCTTGCACAATTCCTTCAAGCTTTGTCAACTCAAGCTCGAGACCCTACAAGCAGATTAAATTTACAGCTCATGATTATACAACAAGATAACTACAAATTTTAAAGTGACAGAGAGATAGTTAAATAACAACATATGAAAATGGCATGAACTTGCCtcaattttttctttctttgccACTGAATCCCAATCTTTTGCAGCAATCCCTGTTTTCCAGTCGATCCCTACCGTTACAATTTTGCCTCCATGATGATCACCATCCACGGTGAAGCAGGCCATGTAGCTACCGGTTTCAGACGCTGTAAATGCGAATTGTCCAATAGAGGTATTTTCCTGGTGATAAAGCTCGGTTCCATATGGCGAAGTAACCTAATAAAGATGATAAAGCGTCTAAATGAGCTTCCATTTTTTAAATCTATAAATGTAGCGAGAGCGAATCAATCAAAAGAGCAAAAAAAAGTAGAGGAACCCAGATCTCTTGAAATGATAAGGGTTTTGTTGGTTTCATAAAGTACAACCAGATTTGATACTGTGTATGAGGAAAGCAGCAGCTTTCTAACACATTGTTAAGACTTCAACCTGAATTGAACAAGAATTGGAATATCAAGGCTGCCAGTTAGCTCCAGAAACTGAGAGAGAAAAATAAACCAAATTGGGACAACTTATTTCTTTTATGAGAACATCTTCAAACTAGTTAACTAATGCGATCGAGTGTCCAAATAAATTCAGCTCCGGATGATGAGATGGTAACACGTTTACCGAGATACGTATAGATTCAGCACACCAACGGTTAAATGGAGACAAAGGAAgtcaatattatattttcacaACCTCGAATTTGTGTTGATCCAATCAACTAGGACAAGAGGTCAGATCTGCTCGTACTTATATCAGTTAGTTACTAGAATTTGCCTAAAGTATCAAATAAACACAGAATTTTTCTGGATCGAAAAGTTCTGCTGGGTCGGGGCAAGTTTATCGATCAACTAAACTGAAAAATTGAAGCCTCACCTTAACCGATACGGTGGGTGCGACAGTATTATTCGAATCATCTTGCTCGCCGAAGAAAGAATGGTAATCACCCAGAACAACGACTTTGCCGTGCAATTCCTCCGACACGCACTTTGACCCCGAGCTCGGCAAGTTCAGCCATAGTCCACGCGCCGCCGGGATAATCACCACCAGCAATATCGCCGCCTCCACCAACTTCATtttgataattatttaaatacgATATATTGAATTTACGCGTAAAAATGCCAGTGTTTTTAACTGGATGGATGTCTGAGGAGTTCGACGGGTTTGAAGCTGATGGAACCTGAAACGCAACGCTTGACTTTTTTGAGCGTGGAATGCACGCGTTGTAAGGCTAGGTGTCGAGTTTGACTAAAGTAGTGGGCTTTTACAATTGAGGATTCCTGGCTCCACGAAGTTACAGGTCCTTTGAACCAATAAAATTTCGCCATGTCATTGACTGGAATTCCTAATTCGGACACGTACTATTATTTGGCACCTTCTCCCGCACTTTTTCTTTTATCATTTTTCTTTGGGCTCAGCCCACAGAAGCCCCGATGATGAATGGGCTCGTTTCAAATTATAAACTTTGGGCCCCCAAATTCTATCCTCTGTTTTTTTTCCCTTCATTTTTAGTGGTGGCCTGTGTCAATTAGAAAGCCCTGGCAAAAATATGCAAGATGTTTTGGGTCTTTTTAATGGAGACAAAAGCATAGGAAAATTTCTTTCAAAGCAGATCCAATCTGATTTGACTTTAAATTAGTAAGacttaaatttaataaaaataatagaaaAACAATTTCATAAGACATTGTTCGATAGCAAATGATAAGACATTAAATTCATTACATGGTATTGTCTCACCGAATGTTTTAATAAAGTTCTAAAATTAATTAGAATTATAAGTCATTATATTattcacacacacatatacacacACTAAAATACGGGCAGTCTCGGCCTGACTATACTAAACTTTACTTATCCATGAAGTTGATGTTGTCGTGAAAAATCGAATAGAATATAtcgcattcttctgagttattTCCCTCCGGCATGTATGTGTTGTTGCCTGAGTCTTCATGGTCCGACAACCTCCGAGATTCAATGTTCCATTCATCTTTATCCTATAACAAATAGAACATTTATGAAACCATCGATCACCAAATAACTTATTTGCCCTTTTTGACCTAACAAACATAGTCCACGCACCATTAGCTGTATTGGCCTACTAATTAATGACAGTACAATGTCTCTTTGCGCAAATCGATGCTAGCTGGGGTGCGTACGGAAGGTCCTCCCACAGAGTTCAcacttataaataaatattattattctaTGACCTAATACGAATCCAACAGCTATTCGATAATTTTACTTTTATTATAAATGTAAATTATTTCCGCGATGaataagaaaaatagaaatgTGATCATAATTCATATATaagaaaaaataatttagaaatacattaaaTTATAATAGCTGGATGAGAGTCGACAAACTACAGCTCACGATCGAAAACATATTTAGGTTATAAAAAACAAATCGAAGTTCTCATGATACTACAGAGAgatgtaaaaatataataatcaactaataattaataataataaagtaaGTCCAAATAAATTAGTATATATTTATCGTTTATAAACTTTAAGTTATAGCAAATTCTGTAATTGTTTGCAATTTATGTGTCATTCAATTTTTTCGTCAAATCAAATATGTCAATTCAATTGCAATTTAAAATCgcaaatcataattttttttggtaTATCATTTTTCATGTGTGAAACCTGACCCAAATAGAAAGAGTCGTTATCATATAATTTTCAATCGCTTTTATCAAAATCCtccatttgattttttttttaaagttaaatAATACCCCAAATGTTTTTCAAAAGTAATTAAGAAGCCGATTCAGGCATGCTTGAAGCCCGTTGCCCATAAAATTaaatacctatatatatatatatatatatatatatatatatatatatatatttatatatatatatatatatagagttttGATATGCTGTACACCTACCGTACACACatatgtgagcaccgatgagatGTCACTCActcattggatgtgatgaaatatagaaaaattgtgcaTTCAATGGGTGAGTAACACCTCGTCGGtgctcacacacacacacacacacacacacacacatatatatatatatatatatatatatatatatatatatatatatatatatatatatatatatatattgacaaacgttttctcaatttttttatttcattaacTAGAGatctaaaaataattatattttttcatgtttcTCCTAAAATTTACCCTCGATCTtcctaaaaatttttttttcctttttttgccTCCAATCTCCATATTCGAGCAATGAGATTAATTATTCTAttaattttagtttttaaatagtttattaaTGGCGTTTCTGTTTCCCTTGATTTCTGTAAGAAGAAAAGCAACGAGAAACATGAAGTTATGAGATAACGCGTTCTTAGTCTACATGCATGACAGAGCAGCACCAGCTGCTTTCTTCTCTAAATGtacattaattatttttttcttttaatattttcattttcGTAAATTAATGGAGTATTATACACCATCCTATCACATTTATAGATATATgggattaattttatttttcgtttttttcccaaatatacagtcaaattttcatttttaaaattattttttctacTTTTTACAATTTACCCGTTTTTATATTGCTTTTTTATTACTATTTTTTTCATTCGATTACTAAAATATTCGTTCAATAATGGAGGCACACTCCTCCCAAGCTTCTCGCAAAATCCAGGAAGCTGCATATGacagattaattaattaagataCTTCACATAAATATGCATAATGCTTCCtacaatttaattttttttttttgtaaaatgttGATCGACAATTGACTCTTTATTACTTTATTATACATATATtcgaatattatattttacgaAATTATAAATACATGTAACAGGAGTTTTTTTTAATTTGCAAGTATGGAGTATAGGATTTTATGCAACCCATGAATTATATAGCGgaaaatgattattataattaattagtctAAGATACGGCAGGTTAATTCTATAATTAATTCTAAACTACCCCATGTGACCAAATGACTTTGTTGCCTAAAGAAAGGAAacctaaatttcaaatttttactgTGCGAACAAATTTAttattctttctttattttttaaaattcttcTTCCCaatttatttctagaggaactCATGGTTTGAGTTTAGTTCAATGTAGAAAATTAATGGTTCATTAatgttgaaaattttgattaatGTTTCCTTTGAAATTTTGGACATCTGTCTGCTGTACTCAACATTTTACTCATGCAATCGTACAATAAATACGTGGTTTTCTCTTTTCAttagtcatatatatatatatatatatatatatatatatatatatatatatatatatatattataaaaggACGACCAATTAGTTTGATAATAATaggatttatttttaaatattattgagTTGCTTCTAATTTATTTCCATTGCTTTTTTCCGAGTGTGCTAACTTAACAACTACTGCCATTGCTGCAACTATATTTGAACAAGTCTTCTCAAAAGACTTTCTCTACCGCGGCGAATCAGAGAAGCGATGTATCGAATGATATCACTTACATTTTAGTACAAATacttcctagaatttattttcttaattccaatTCATAAGAGTTGgttaaaatataaaatcatgtgtgTGTGAAttaatgtcaaaataaaaatggtgaatattaaaataaagttaaaaataaaatgtatatataaatgctaatttatttattcaaaaatTCGAAGTTAAATTAATATGTGGACTGGGAATACATCTTAATTATCGTTTTGGGTTGTTTGTATTAAAAATTCTGGAATCAGTTTTCCTACTAATTATGTTGATTAATAGATCGGCCCTTCTTGGAAAGACCCTTAAAACTTTTTTTCTATATATccttgttaaaatattttcaattaCCTAAAAAGTGGAATAATTTACCAATGGAGGGCAGAAAAGTCATTGTCGTGTGAAGTAAGAAACATCTGATTCTCAGCATAAATTACTGGAAAATCTCTGTCAACCAACATTGCATGTTATTTCATATTTTGACATTACTATTCTTTGACAATGGGATATTCCTATTTTCGATTACATATTTCAAACAGTTTAGTTTTATATCCTATACGGAATAAAtatattgtttaaaaaatttcactttatataataataattaatcatTAGCTGAAGAAAAATCTTGTATTCAGAATCTATAAATATAAGATATCCATTGTCATTCAAAATCACTTC
This genomic interval from Primulina eburnea isolate SZY01 chromosome 16, ASM2296580v1, whole genome shotgun sequence contains the following:
- the LOC140817006 gene encoding transmembrane emp24 domain-containing protein p24delta4-like; this encodes MKLVEAAILLVVIIPAARGLWLNLPSSGSKCVSEELHGKVVVLGDYHSFFGEQDDSNNTVAPTVSVKVTSPYGTELYHQENTSIGQFAFTASETGSYMACFTVDGDHHGGKIVTVGIDWKTGIAAKDWDSVAKKEKIEGLELELTKLEGIVQAIHENLNYLISREADMREVSEQTNARVVWYSIMALGLCIIAAVFQLWYLRRYFQKKKLI